The following are encoded together in the Cicer arietinum cultivar CDC Frontier isolate Library 1 chromosome 2, Cicar.CDCFrontier_v2.0, whole genome shotgun sequence genome:
- the LOC101500487 gene encoding F-box/FBD/LRR-repeat protein At1g13570-like: MTRSKKKANRNDRIDRISDLPSNVIDAILEHLNIVDLVKTSILSRKWRYMWMSVQQLVFKRDFFIMFEHLDDPGPEASRIISKILLLHNGPIYKFTLFLPRTLNFTIRTECISKWILFLSTRGIKYLELQNDVILSTEMLPSHIFSCQELRHFRLCRFSLTVPPNFCGFKSLLDLNFQQIILRCGTLESLISGCPSLEKLSIELVQDMKPICLEKVKNLIDLTLTISRECSSGLIKSLPKIQRLAVQSCYQKRQYADIISPTQLISLTHLKFGAVNFDERTKLLYIVSVLKSASNLVELIIESNYHNGEPEPDQPEELQCNSCCLSQLQTANIKVGSTFKHALSLIRFILANASSLKTLTFSVDFDYKKVDAPLMFRISQDLLWMKRASQRARVEFLYS, translated from the exons ATGACTCGATCTAAGAAGAAGGCCAACCGCAATGATCGCATTGATCGAATTAGTGACTTACCAAGCAATGTCATTGATGCTATCCTAGAACACTTGAACATAGTAGACCTAGTTAAGACCAGTATTCTGTCTAGAAAGTGGAGGTATATGTGGATGTCAGTCCAACAACTTGTGTTTAAAAGAGACTTTTTTATCATGTTCGAGCATCTTGATGATCCTGGCCCTGAGGCTTCTAGAATCATCTCAAAAATTCTTTTACTCCATAATGGACCTATATATAAGTTTACTCTTTTCCTCCCTCGCACCTTAAACTTCACGATCAGAACTGAATGCATCAGTAAGTGGATTCTGTTTTTGTCAACAAGGGGCATTAAATATCTTGAGCTTCAGAACGATGTAATACTTTCTACTGAAATGCTGCCATCTCATATTTTCTCTTGTCAAGAATTGCGTCACTTTCGACTTTGCAGATTTAGCTTGACAGTTCCACCTAATTTCTGTGGCTTTAAAAGTTTGTTGGACCTTAACTTTCAACAGATTATACTTAGGTGCGGTACACTTGAGAGTCTTATTTCTGGCTGCCCATCACTTGAAAAGCTCAGTATAGAATTGGTTCAAGATATGAAGCCAATTTGTCTCGAGAAAGTGAAGAATCTGATTGATCTTACACTCACGATTAGCCGGGAGTGTTCATCTGGTTTGATCAAAAGTTTGCCAAAAATTCAGAGGCTTGCTGTACAATCATGTTACCAGAAG AGGCAGTATGCAGATATCATATCTCCGACGCAGCTGATAAGCTTAACGCATCTGAAATTTGGTGCCGTGAATTTTGATGAAAGAACAAAACTTTTGTATATTGTTAGTGTACTCAAAAGTGCTTCTAACCTGGTGGAACTTATTATAGAG aGCAATTACCATAATGGTGAACCAGAGCCAGACCAACCAGAGGAGTTACAATGCAATAGTTGTTGCCTTAGCCAACTTCAGACGGCAAATATCAAAGTTGGAAGCACCTTTAAACATGCATTGAGTTTGATACGGTTCATACTTGCAAATGCCTCATCATTAAAGACTCTTACTTTTAgtgttgattttgattataaGAAAGTAGATGCACCTCTGATGTTTCGCATTTCACAAGACTTGTTATGGATGAAACGAGCATCACAAAGAGCACGCGTTGAATTCCTTTACTCATAG
- the LOC101500167 gene encoding F-box/FBD/LRR-repeat protein At1g13570-like, translating to MVDVLDPDLISDLPQSIIETILIQLPIRDAVKTSLLSSKWRYKWSSITQLVFDEKCVPNVHDRDIVQKSVVEFITRLLFLHHGPIHKFQITNTSLQSCSAINQWILFLSRNDIKDLNLELGDGEFFRMPSCLFSCKKLTRLELSRCELDPPVGFNGFSCLTYLNLHQVLISPEAIESLISSCPLLESLSLSYFDCLALTVCAPNLKYLCLEGEFKEICLVDTPLLVEVSVAMYMTDVAEHIEQSSNGNFVKLLGGVPKLERLVGLIDFTKYLSIGNDLGHLSIMYNNLEVIEMYQVSFDDMKEILVVLRLITNSPNLKELHISGSSNATNVSYWQNLDLWEKGFLSDSILSQLKLVKLTEMSGLPHEINFIKFLLGSSPVLETMSIVPCMYDLEGQLRMVVELMKFRRASTKAEVYFIRGD from the exons ATGGTTGATGTTTTGGATCCTGATTTGATCAGTGACCTTCCTCAAAGCATTATAGAAACCATTTTGATTCAACTTCCTATAAGAGATGCTGTGAAAACTAGCCTTTTGTCGAGTAAATGGAGGTATAAATGGTCTTCCATTACTCAGCTTGTGTTCGATGAAAAATGTGTCCCTAATGTTCACGACCGAGACATTGTTCAGAAAAGTGTTGTGGAATTTATCACCAGACTGCTATTTCTTCACCATGGACCAATTCATAAGTTTCAAATTACGAATACAAGCTTGCAGAGCTGCTCTGCGATAAATCAATGGATTCTTTTCCTTTCGAGAAATGATATTAAAGATTTGAATCTTGAACTAGGAGATGGTGAATTCTTTAGAATGCCTTCCTGCCTTTTCAGTTGTAAGAAATTGACTCGATTGGAGCTCTCGCGCTGCGAGTTGGATCCTCCTGTTGGTTTTAATGGATTTTCGTGTTTAACATATCTCAatcttcatcaagttttgataTCTCCTGAAGCAATTGAGAGCCTCATTTCAAGTTGCCCTCTCTTGGAGAGTTTATCACTGTCATATTTTGATTGTTTAGCCCTTACTGTCTGCGCTCCGAACCTCAAGTACTTGTGTCTTGAAGGTGAATTCAAGGAAATTTGTCTTGTAGATACTCCACTCTTGGTTGAAGTATCTGTTGCTATGTATATGACTGACGTTGCTGAGCACATAGAGCAAAGCTCAAATGGAAATTTTGTCAAGTTGCTTGGCGGTGTGCCTAAACTTGAGAGACTTGTTGGCCTTATTGACTTCACAAAG TATTTGAGCATAGGTAACGACCTTGGGCATCTTTCTATAATGTACAACAATTTGGAGGTTATCGAAATGTATCAAGTAAGTTTTGATGATATGAAAGAGATACTTGTCGTCCTTCGCTTGATTACAAACTCTCCTAATCTAAAGGAACTTCACATTTCA GGTTCATCAAACGCAACAAATGTTTCATATTGGCAAAATTTGGATTTATGGGAAAAAGGATTCCTTTCAGATTCTATACTTAGCCAGCTTAAACTTGTGAAGTTGACAGAAATGAGTGGTTTGCCACATGAGAtcaactttatcaaatttttactTGGCTCTTCACCTGTGCTGGAGACAATGAGTATCGTTCCTTGTATGTATGATTTGGAAGGTCAATTGAGAATGGTGGTCGAATTGATGAAATTTCGAAGAGCTTCTACTAAAGCAGAAGTTTATTTCATCCGCGGAGATTAA